The region tgggttttcaaataatttaaaaaagatttatcttGCTTCTCGTATAGGATCCATGAACATAACtggaataaataatgatactATTTCAAGTCTTTGTttgttaagaaatattaaaataattatattgtttgttatataataacgaACTAACAGTTGATATATAACGATTGTTATATCTTTTCAGACGCCTATCAGGGGAGCGTTAGGCTCTTTTCTCCCGCTCTTTGAATCGATCGGTATCCTATATTCCTATTCTATTGGGCCATTCGTTAGCTACGTGGTCTTGTGGATCCTATGTGCCATCTTGCCGGTGATCTTTTTCGTCTGTTTCATAATGATGCCGGAATCTCCGTACTACCTCCTCAGTCAAGGCCACAGAGATGAGGCAATCGCATCTCTAGCGAAGCTTCGAAGTAAACCCGAAGCAGCTGTCGAGAAGGAGGCCGATGAAATACAGGTAAGTCagcaaagtaataattaataactatatttttttcttataaaaccTCTGCTCTAAAAAAATcccaaaattttaaaattcttagtAGTAAAGAAACATAATTCAATTCTTAGTTGAACTTCTACAAATTCTTtgttaagaataaatatattttgcagttTGGCAATAAGAGTCAAGCGCATTTGTTCTTGCACAATCTCTatcattacaattaaatatataaggaCTCGCGTACGTTTCGACCCTCTCTTTGGGTCATCTTTGTTAAGAAATTCTAGTTGTTGGAATATTTAGTTTTCTGAAAAACTGTCCGGAAAATATGTGATCGGTATAAactattctaataaatttctaattgcaACGTGTCCGTTTATAGTGTCGTAGATTTCTCGAGCGACAAGGTAATTGCTAATGTTACCTGCACTGTTACGAACATGTACGCGATCGTTGATGAACACATCCGAGTACATATTGTCCGTCAGATCACGTTAGACAAACGAAGTCGCGGCTAAGGCCGTTCCTTGATCTTAAACAACAATGAGGGATAGTTATAATTGACGTGCAGAGTCTCGCAGAACTGCAGGTTGCACGCGACTATATATTACACGAGAAAAAATAGCTAAAGCTTCAGCGTTGGAACagtcacaaaataaaatattattgcaaaagaaattaacaTTGAATACAATTTTGAGGAATTACAAGACCCGACTATAAATGGACAGCAAATTTGCTTCAGTGTAAattgaaagtttattttttaataataatttggtCGTTTTATTATCCTATTTATTTCAGAATATTTTAGGCGAATTGTTACGCActccaatttttatatttattgcttaATAAATTCGTCTCGCTTTCGATTTTTCAGGTGATACTTGACGAGGCTTTCAAGAATCAAGCCAGTATCTCGGAACTGTTCAAAGTGAAAGCGAACTTCAAGGCGTTGGTCTACACATGTCTCATGGTTTCCTTCCAGCAATTTACCGGTATCACCGTGGTGCAGTACTACATGCAAAGTATCTTTACAGCTGCCGGAGGTCTCGTCCCAATGGAGATAGCGCCGATTGTCATTGGAGTCGTGCAGGTGTTAGCGTCAATAGTGACACCCGTGGTTGTTGATAGGTCAGGTAGAAAGATACTTCTCGTTTTCTCCGGCATCGGAGAGACAATCAGTTTGGTGAGTAATTATTGCCTCATTGACAAAGATAATTATCAGtagaaatcaattatatttaaagttttactttaaatatagGCACATGCAACAACTGGTAGTATTCaatttagaagaaatatacaagagagaatatcgtatataaaaaatattagaaatatgttACTATAGAAAGTATACGCTTGTTCCATCATGTCGAGCCTTATATTTCTAAGAAACTAgttgcaattatttataaaacattgcaTAACCGATAGAGTTATACTAATTATACAATGTACACTTAGTTTTAAAGCATGATAGTTTGAAACGAATTAATATCTATGTGACTTAGTGTTTAATATGTCTTGCATTGAAGCTTTTGTAATGTTCTCGtactatttttttgtttgataaacagcaaattgattatcaaattttaattacattttagattagatatttaatattactataaaaattgtaatttttattaaattctttatttaaatttgattaaacaGAAGCTTATTTTGCAAGCATCGTAATCGTGGCGTTAATGAGATAAATTagagaagaattaaattttgtaatgtatattaatCTAATACTGACTCTACTAgttatattctataaatatttttttgacgATAACTTGTACATATTTAGCGTGAATTTTCGCGTGCCGATTAATTCTCATATTCACTGATAGCATGCTGATCGTTAAATGCATTTTCTGGCCGTGCGTTTACGATCGGCACTCATAATTACACTTGCTACTAATGCCGCAAATTACGGCATTTAATGACTCCTTATTTTATCACTTATCTCACCTTCGAGGAAATCATTCTCGACGCAAACGACTTAATTACCTGACAAAGAGGATCGAGTCACGATTTTCTCTGTAAATCGGATAAAGATAAACGCGCGACACGGTAAAGTCCTCGTCTTCGATAATGTCTGCCTGATGTAGGAAATGTAATAACAGCGAATCACGCGGATGTACATTGCAATGCGAGACGAGGAAGGTAGAGCATAATTATACGTACGGGTCATTATTACGTTTTCCGATGGAATGCGATGGAATACATCGGACCGTGAACGATTACATAATTTGTGCGCGACAGTAGGCAGACGCGCGACGATAACACACGCAGAAACgagttgaaaaaattctttcgttTAGGATCTTTTGAAACCCGAAgtgttttttttgttgttattaGGTACTTTGGAAGATATCTTTGTATACTCTGGgagtttaatgattttaacaaTTGTGAGAATACACTGAATTTCTTGTTAtgcaaattttgattttaagtGCAAAAGTCTTTTATTACGAGTTTGTCGTGTAAGCAGGCATTTATTTTGCAGTTTGCCCTGGGCTTATATTTCTACCTGAAGGAAGTACAGCACGCGGACGACGTGGTAAAGCAGATATCCTGGTTGCCGGTGGTCTCACTCATCATCTTCATTATCACATTCAGCGTAGGCTGGGGTGCAATTCCATGGGCAATGACGGGCGAGATGTTCGCCTCGAACGTAAAGGCTAATGCTTCCAGTATAACGGTTTTCGTCTGCTGGTTCTTGGCCTTTGTCACCACCAAGTTCTCTAGCAATCTCGATAAGGCATTCCATGGCATGTACGCGACCTTTTGGATGTTCGCAGGATTCTGCTTCCTTAGTATCTTTTTCACGGTATTGTTCTTGCCCGAAACGAAAGGCAAGACACTTCAACAAATCCAGGACGAACTCAATGGAGTGACTATAAATGTCGAGAAAGGAACGAAGACGTGAAGAGGAAACATTCGCGTCCGATTATCCTGACGAATGGTGTACGCTAAACACCTGATGAATTTGCGAAAcacttaaaaagaaattgtatatttataaaaaatacgtgGCATAAAGTTTTATAACATATCTAGagatttgatattatttactgCGGAGAAGAATGAAGCAGAGTAACTCGACAATCACGTATTATCGCGCGTGCAACGACATCAAGAGAAAATAGTGAGATAGTCTCACCGCTGTAGTGATAGTTCCACGCAATGACGACggtccatatatatatatatatatatatatatatataaaattgtctctgtttttagatttaaccacaaattatatataattaacgataaattagaaaaattacatttatgaaagtaaaaaaagatattgccATTTGAATCTGGgatgaattttaattgaagaGAATCTCCGCAAgtcttcttttgtttttaattatttatactggCTCATTgagaaagataattaatagcagaaattaatattattatttaatagcaTTAAAATTTTGCGCCAAATAGAGGTACAAGaattaatagtatttaatttaggagaaatatatatataggtatatattattacagaaaaatattaagattatattactATGAACTAGTACTTATAAATACGAGGGTAGTCTGAAAAAAATACTGTTTGAGGCTCAAAACTTTTCAGACTACCCACGTATATCGTGAACATTGAAACGCTTAAAAAGTTTGTACTGCTCTTTTGATAAAAAGCAAATACATTCAGAAATTTGCATGACAAGTGTATTCAAAATTAGTATATTCATGAAGCGATAAACGCAATGTAGTTTCTCGTTGCGTTTGTTTGCTGTTTCACGGAACGGGTTATAATTTCGCCTTGCGACAGAAAATGATGAACATGAGCAGTTTGTTAGAGTGGACATGCGTTGTGGTTTTTAAAGACACTTTGaggaatttatattaatatcattaaaaattataaagataattttatttcaagctGTGCGATTATCTTTAAAAtcgcgtttaattaataaacacgtaatgctattaaattttagatcAGATActacttaatattattaagaaaaatttttacttttatcagATTCTTTATTTGAATTTGATTAAACAGAAGCTCGGACTTTGCGAGCATCGtcgtgtaatttattttgcagtgTGTTTTGGGTTTGTATTTCTATCAGAAGGAGGTACAGCACGCGGATGACGTGATAGAGCAGATATCCTGGTTGCCAATGGTCGCGCTTATCGTCTACATTGCCACGTACAGCGTAGGCTGGGGTTCGGTTCCATGGGCAATGATGGGTGAGATGTTTGCCTCGAATGTCAAAGCTAAGGCTTCCAGTATAACAGTTTTCTTCagcaaattatttctcttcaTCACCACCAAATTCCCCGTCGATCTTGAAGAGGCGTTAAACCGCAAGTCCGCAACTTCTGGATGTTCGGAGGATTCTGCATTCTTAGTATCCTCTTCACGGTATTGCTGTTGCCCGAAACGAAAGGCAAGACTCTGCAGCAAATCCAAGATGAACTCAATGGAGTGACTTCAACTATATACGTCGAAAATAGGACAAAGAAGTTATGAAGAGAGAACGCTCGCGTCCGATCATCCTGACGAATGGTATACGTTGAATACCTGATGAATTCGCGAGACACTTTGAAGTGATtagatatttgtaaaaaatacgtagggtaaagttttataacatatttaggGATTTGCTATTATTATACAGTGGAGAAGAATCAAGCAGAGAAATGcggataatatatatgtgccTATATTActgttaaatttatacaagtataatatataggtAAAAGAGGAATGTCTTTGATGAGCTTGGACCATGTTTAGTCTTTTGTTACTAATATTGCttgaatcataaaaaaaaacggaaaacgGAAAACGACATGATCAATGAAGTAACGATaatgaaatgaaagaaaacggagattttatataatcatatgttGTACGCAgagataattttgttactttcTACATGGAACCAAGAATACTTGTTTTTCAAAAACCTTTACACAATGACTAACACGGTtcatagaattatataatgcaAGTCATACcatgcatatttataaatacgcTTGCGATACTTCGTTACGTATTATTgtatgcacatatatataagcttCGTTTTCTAGCGTAAAAAAAGTGTGATGTGCCAGTAAACTTTCCTACGTTTTCAAGCAAGTTCCTATTTGATCCGTAATTAGGAAACGTGGGGCAACAATAAGATTCTTTTGCTTGTATTTATCAAGATTTAGTATTGCGTGTGCTGGACGTGGCgtgtaaaagtaaaataaaaaacaaaaaaattaatttttcggcgtattttttattcacgGATTAGAGACCAGTCATTTTGTAATACGTCTgcatggaaaaagaaaaacgtaattatTAACAACGACAACTGcaaatatatcgaaatttaaaaagatgtcGAGTAtcgtttaaatttgatatCTTTAAAACGCCAATAAATTGATGAAATTacgcgaaaaaaagaaagaggaaggagaaatataaagtaactttattataactaaTATTTCTTAGTAAAATCTTGACAACAACAAGACGGttatcgatatatttaattatctagaaaagacataatttttacataatttacatataatataaattattataattatttgaacaaattaatcttaagaaataatacataaacatTGTATTATTAGTTAATTCACATTAATTATCTAAGTTATGTCATTGAACAATCTGAGGATGCTGATACGTCTACGACTTCGATGACTTTTATTTCGAAACTTCTCAAATACTTGAGGAATTTATATTCGAGTTTAAGAAGCGCGTACTGAGGGTTCAAGCGGGAAGAGGCGAAGATATTCTTTGCTGAAATTCTGAGTGTATTCACTTTTGCTGGAGTTGCTCCAGGATCCAGTCTAACATTTTAACGAGATTTTGAGTAAAATTCCGAAATAAATTCCGgtgtatctcttttttttataacacaaCCTCGTCTCGATCAAAGGCATCCTTTTGATGAGGAAATTTTCTAGACACCGTTAATGACGTCGCGCGACTTTAGCCATGGTGCTTTGTTTCAGGGTCTAGGT is a window of Temnothorax longispinosus isolate EJ_2023e chromosome 1, Tlon_JGU_v1, whole genome shotgun sequence DNA encoding:
- the LOC139822244 gene encoding trehalose transporter 1-like protein yields the protein MTEKGSKLPQFLAATAGSLCVLAAGAAEGWTSPVLPKLQDDGGPLGSPITIEQGSWIGSLVAVGAFFGSFVAGYLGDKWGRKRTLLSSMVPFIIGWTLVATAHHIAQLYVARFIFGLNIAITFTILPMYCGEIAETPIRGALGSFLPLFESIGILYSYSIGPFVSYVVLWILCAILPVIFFVCFIMMPESPYYLLSQGHRDEAIASLAKLRSKPEAAVEKEADEIQVILDEAFKNQASISELFKVKANFKALVYTCLMVSFQQFTGITVVQYYMQSIFTAAGGLVPMEIAPIVIGVVQVLASIVTPVVVDRSGRKILLVFSGIGETISLFALGLYFYLKEVQHADDVVKQISWLPVVSLIIFIITFSVGWGAIPWAMTGEMFASNVKANASSITVFVCWFLAFVTTKFSSNLDKAFHGMYATFWMFAGFCFLSIFFTVLFLPETKGKTLQQIQDELNGVTINVEKGTKT